The genomic window ACATGCCATGATGCAGCGTCGGTTGCCGCAATGCGCCAGCGGCGTGCGACAATGAATGCACCGCGCCGAGGCCCTTCTGGAACGTCATGCCTCCTTCGAGCGCAGCCATCATCATTTCCCAGCGGGCATCGCGGTCCGAACCGTTTTCCGTTGCGCGTTTGATGAAGTGCCATGCACGATAGGCACCATCGAGCGCGATGGCTTCGGCCGGGGGATTAACGAGCGGCGACAGATACGTCTCGATGCAGTGGGTGAGCGCGTCAATTCCGGTTGCTGCCGTGAGCATCGGGGGAAGTCCCAACGTCAATTCAGGGTCACAGATCGCGCGCTTTGGGATAAGATGCGGGCTGATCAGTGCAAGCTTCGAGCCATTGCTCAGATTGATCAGCGCGCCGCGCCCCACTTCACTTCCGGTTCCAGCCGTCGTCGGGATCGCGATCACTGGCGCGACGCTGGCTGTGATTCTGCCGACCCCGTTGCGGATCGCGGCATAGTTTTCAAGCGGTTCCGCATGTGTGGCCGCAAGCGCAACACCCTTTGCAAGATCGATCGGCGATCCGCCCCCTAGTGCAATGACGCCGTCGCAGTGTCCGTTCCGATAGGAAGCCACGCCCTCGATCACCGCCTCCTCCGTGGGATTCGCCGGCGTCTTCGCGAATACCGTTACGGCAACGCCGTCGAGCTGCGCGAGCACCTTCGCTGCAATGCCCGCCGCCTCGACCCCTGGATCGGTGACAAGCAAAGGCCGGCGGATGCCGAGAGCATCGACTTCGCTTTTCAGGCTTTTGATCGCGCCAAAGTCGAAAAGAGTGGTTGTCAGATAACCGATGGTCGCCATGGATTGCGCTGCCTCGCCTGTGATTTGTCGTCGCTGTCTTTATAATGTTGAGCGGCCTCGCGCCACGCGAATGAATTTCGCACCGC from Nitrobacteraceae bacterium AZCC 1564 includes these protein-coding regions:
- a CDS encoding 4-hydroxybutyrate dehydrogenase (product_source=KO:K00043; cath_funfam=1.20.1090.10,3.40.50.1970; cog=COG1454; ko=KO:K00043; pfam=PF00465; superfamily=56796), whose protein sequence is MATIGYLTTTLFDFGAIKSLKSEVDALGIRRPLLVTDPGVEAAGIAAKVLAQLDGVAVTVFAKTPANPTEEAVIEGVASYRNGHCDGVIALGGGSPIDLAKGVALAATHAEPLENYAAIRNGVGRITASVAPVIAIPTTAGTGSEVGRGALINLSNGSKLALISPHLIPKRAICDPELTLGLPPMLTAATGIDALTHCIETYLSPLVNPPAEAIALDGAYRAWHFIKRATENGSDRDARWEMMMAALEGGMTFQKGLGAVHSLSHAAGALRQPTLHHGMLNGVFLPHILRFNADSVGRKYDKLREVFGLPAKADLAAAVSDLIKSLGLPLTLGQMGFEEKHIPETVKRALADHSNATTPRKATAEEFEALLRAAL